A single window of Macaca mulatta isolate MMU2019108-1 chromosome 9, T2T-MMU8v2.0, whole genome shotgun sequence DNA harbors:
- the RAB11FIP2 gene encoding rab11 family-interacting protein 2 isoform X3, with amino-acid sequence MMLSEQAQKWFPTHVQVTVLQAKDLKPKGKSGTNDTYTIIQLGKEKYSTSVAEKTLEPVWKEEASFELPGLLMQGNPEKYILFLIVMHRSLVGLDKFLGQVAINLNDIFEDKQRRKTEWFRLESKQGKRIKNRGEIKVNIQFMRNNMTASMFDLSMKDKTRSPFAKLKDKMKGRKNDGTFSDTSSAIIPSTHMPDANSEFSSGEIQMKSKPKKPFLLGPQRLSSAHSMSDLSGSHMSSEKLKAGTIGQAHLLGHQLDSFGTVPESGSLKSPHRRTLSFDTSKMNQPDSIVDEGELCFGRQNDPFTNVTASLPQKFATLPRKKNPFEESSETWDSSMNLFSKPIEIRKENKREKREKVSLFERVTGKKDSRRSDKLNSGGSDSPCDLKSPNAFSENRHDYFDYESTNPFTAKFRASNIMPSSSWSHGAIFYVIP; translated from the exons ATGATGCTGTCCGAGCAAGCCCAAAAGTGGTTTCCAACCCACGTGCAGGTCACAGTGCTCCAAGCCAAAGATCTGAAGCCAAAAGGCAAAAGTGGCACCAATGACACATACACTATAATTCAGCTGGGCAAGGAAAAGTACTCCACCTCTGTAGCTGAGAAAACCCTTGAGCCAGTTTGGAAGGAGGAGGCCTCTTTCGAGCTACCTGGATTGCTAATGCAAGGAAATCCAGAGAAATACATTCTTTTCCTTATAGTTATGCACAGGTCCCTGGTGGGTCTGGATAAATTTTTAGGGCAGGTGGCAATCAATCTCAATGACATCTTTGAGGacaaacaaagaaggaaaacaga gtGGTTTAGATTAGAATCCAAACAAGGAAAACGAATCAAAAACAGGGGTGAGATAAAGGTCAATATTCAGTTTATGAGGAACAATATGACCGCAAGTATGTTTGACTTATCAATGAAGGACAAAACCAGATCTCCTTTTGCAAAGTTAAAAGATAAGATGAAGGGTAGAAAAAATGATGGAACATTTTCTGATACGTCTTCTGCAATCATTCCGAGTACTCACATGCCTGATGCCAATAGTGAATTTTCAAGTggtgaaatacagatgaaatccAAACCAAAAAAGCCTTTTCTTTTGGGTCCTCAGCGACTCTCGTCAGCACATTCAATGTCCGATTTATCTGGGTCCCATAtgtcttctgagaaactgaagGCTGGTACCATAGGTCAAGCACATCTTCTTGGACACCAGTTAGATTCCTTTGGAACAGTTCCAGAAAGTG GAAGTCTCAAATCTCCACACAGAAGAACATTAAGCTTTGATACTTCTAAAATGAACCAACCTGACAGCATTGTGGATGAAGGTGAATTGTGTTTCGGAAGACAAAATGACCCATTTACAAATGTGACTGCTTCATTACCCCAAAAATTTGCAACACTGCCAAGGAAGAAAAATCCATTTGAAGAAAGCAGTGAAACATGGGACAGCAgcatgaatttattttcaaaaccaattgaaataagaaaagaaaataaaagagagaaaagggagaaagttAGCCTGTTTGAAAGAGTGACTGGAAAAAAAGATAGCAGAAGATCTGATAAACTTAACAGTGGGGGATCTGATAGCCCTTGTGACTTGAAATCACCTAATGCATTTAGTGAAAATCGCCACGACTATTTTGATTATGAGTCAACCAATCCATTTACAGCAAAATTCAGGGCTTCAAATATAATGCCATCTTCAAG